Genomic segment of Salvia splendens isolate huo1 chromosome 12, SspV2, whole genome shotgun sequence:
ACTTGAGACATTATTTTTTGATAGTGATGGATCGATCATGACATGACTACAAATTTCAAAAGTCGTAGTATGTCTTAATTGTTTAACCATATTATCAACTGGGAGCTAGACAAATTTATTGAACTCCTTAAATATCAGTTTCAACATCATCATTTAAacattattaaatataattccATTAGTGAAATAAACCATTAAATTTGTTGGGTTAATTATCATTTATCAACGCACAtgcattaaataaataaattgttggAAGTTTCACcacatgagagagagagagagctataTCTAAATCAATTAATCAACATTATCAACTTATTACCCACTTAAAatgcaaatatttttttttataattacttCACTTAAatgcaaatattttttttataattacttCACTTAAAATGCaaatatatttgtatttatAGATGTTATACAAGGAAGACAACAATGAAAGCTCACACCAACAACAATTTACTGCAAATTTTATTGAATAGAAACAGCATGGCTATGAATACAAACACTATACTTCTTCaatttacaaaacaaattaGTAAAAAAGAAGGCCACAAATTAATCTTTTATTAAAAGTATTACTTTAGGTGTTGGCCCTCATTTATCCACCCAATTTAATGTGCCAGatcaatttcatcatatttTCACCTACTTCTCTGAAATTGCATTTACTTTGAATCAATTCTAATTTTCATGtgcaacttttttttatctgttttgatttgatttgattttttttctaatttaattttctGAGTTCGTCGGTGCACCCTGCAGTTCACTGCACCTAGTCAACAAATTTGTGGTTGgcactagggatgtcaatcgggccggcccatcgggttgtgggtcaatcgggtgcggactaatcgggttgtgaattctttcgggttgtgaacgttcaaccctaaccctaaaagctcgggtttcgggatagcccagcgggttaatcaggttggtaccgataagattaacaagtgatcaatccaataaataattatgaaaattagtttattcataaaatgtaaaatatttaattatgataaatttgagatatatggtcaaactcaatcataaacatgatcaaatactaatatttgagatatttcgtgaaattttaatgtatgatttagaaatttaaatattttttaaaagtgaatttgaagtttttaatttatttatcaattattatattaataaaaattcaatatataatttgtatatttaatactccctccgtcccgcactacttgcacttatttcctttctgggcgtcccaagttatttgcactctttccatttttagtaacaatttatacctacagccgtattatgttgactttgtctatcactcattccttaatctccgtgcccaaaaggaaatgtgcgagtagtgtgggacggagggagtataaaattgaaagttatttttttagttatctatattataaaattaatcaatgaagtgtcgaattaggagtaaaaaatagaatgatagaaattttatcgggttttcgggtctagctCTAACGGGTCGCGGgataatcgggtgcgggctaatcgggttttaattttatcgggctagaaatttccagccctaaccctataaatttggcgggttattcgggccagcctatgggttgcgggctacattgacatccctagtttgCACCGTgctcaaatttttattttattggaaaATCTAAGTTAATTCTGATACTAATTCTGATGAACTTTAAATTTTCCAaatgagacggaggaagtattatatTTGATTCGAacattttagatttttagattgattcgatttttttttcaaaattcaattttttatttaatttagattaattattttttaatctacaaaatccaattattttttttattcaatttaaaaatatatgcacaTGAATTCTAATTTTTCAATCGCATCTACCAAATTTACAATGATTAATTTCCAATAAATTTCATTATCGACAGCCATGCCTCCTCTCTCATTCTAACCATGTCGCCAAATGTCAGAATAAATGTTTTAAAATTACATGAACGATTTAAATATCATGGATGGCAATGTTCTAGATTTAATTCCATTTGGGTTTTATATAGCaaaattcttttaattaataCCCAATCATATTGGATACGTTAAATAATTTcctaaattgaattatttatttcGATTTGattcttaattttatttatcaacCTTCATTAAATTGTGTTGTAAAGTTTTAACTATTATAGCGTATTAATCCAATATCATTACCCTtttattcaatcaatatataGAATTTCTTCTCAGTTGGCGTAGTTAATGACTACCAATGAAGATTTAATCACTTTCTGGTTGATATGTGATGCATACATCTCAATTAGGGCTCATTAATCATAAttagactttaattagagtgtcCTAGTAATAATCATGGTTTTGCACTTTTGTATATGAAAACACAAGCTATATATCACTAACGGCAATTGTACTACAAACAAAATTCTAGTATTACTATTATAGAATTATTATGTATATCTAACAATTCACCCCCAAAAATAATCTAAAACCacaatttttatataatattttattttgtcatttagGTAATTGTACTGAAATTCGGTATGagtaaaattatacttttactttatcaaaatTTCCAATATACCAATTTTTTAGTATGACAAATTTCAATACTGGTATCACACTACCTTTTCAGTATGTCGTACAGAAGTTCGGTATTACGAAATTTTACAAAATACCGAATTTTGCTAAGGTGTACATTGATGGCGGTATAGTCGTATAGAGATCCTGTATTGTAATTTCCGATATATACAGTTGTTTATGACATGTACCAAAATTTCGTTACATAATAGTATATGAAAATTTATACCATTGTTTTACTGAAATCTTTCGATAAAATATCATAACGTATCAAAATTACGGTAATAccaaaaaatcggtattttttgtattttttttactacgAATAGTCTGGTATATCgttattttttggtatttttatcAACCCATAATCCAATTCAGAAAACACAacaaagagaagaaaaagaagaaagaaagccAATAGCTCAAAGACTTCGGTCGTTGTCTCCTCATTTCTTGCCTGAATTATAGTGGGGGCTTGAAAAACAGCACGTGGCGTTAGAGGAAAGCATGTAATAAGTCAGGTAGCAGAAAATGGTGGTTTCAATCTAAAAGAATTGGATGTGTAATGTCATGCAAAAACGATGATAGATATACACTGcgagatttaaatacagaagaAACACAACTAACCACACCTGCTGCTATTTACTTCACTCTCTCTGtgctctccctctctcttttttttttataaccaCAGCTGTACCGAATCCGCCTTTTGGCGGAATCCGACTAATCATGCTCGACCGGgcttgcggattaaggccgaaagtctcctAATGGGTGGCGGGGTTTGAACCCGTGACCTCAAGGTCACCACAGCTCCGCGCTGCCAACTGCGCTGCGACCCGTTGGTTCTGCGCTCTCTCTATAAATACAACACTCATTCCCCTCCCTTTCTCATCACCAAcactctcttctttcttcttctttttcctcttctttttctCGGCTACACGAAAATGGAGGCGAGGACGACTAGGCGCGCCTTCCTATGGGCTGCTTTCGCTGCGCTGCTCTCGCAAAACTTGGTCGTCCACGTCGTTTCAAAATCCGAACACTTCGATGATCAGAAGACCTACTACACCCCCGACCCCAATGCACCTACTCCTACAGGTACAAACTTGTAACACCTCTTACTCGATCGATAAACCGACTGAATAAGTGATGTCAcaattttaatactataatgAGCTAACATTTGCATTTTGTTGTCACAGTTAGTCCGCCACCCAGCTCGCCACCGTCTCACGGAACACCTCCCAACAACTGCGGAAACAACCCCCCAAGCGGACATGGACACGGACACGGACACGGCCACAGCCACGGCCACCATCCTTCAACGCCTTCTGGAGGAGGACACAACCATTACCCTCCGCCAACGGACCCCACCCCGACTCCCACAACGCCTACCACCCCCGAGCCCAGTGCACAACCTCCACCTACCAACTACTGTGGCAACCCCCCAAGCGGAACCGGACACAACCCTCCACCATTTGATCCCACCCCAACTCCCACAACGCCTTACCCGACTCCAACCCCGACCACGCCTTATAACCCGCCTCACACCCCGGACCCCAATGCACAACCTCCTTCTACAGgtacattctctctctctctctctctcagtcGCTTTCGCTCTCATGAGCTAACATTTGCATTTTCTTTGTAACAGTTACTCCCCCGCAAAGCTCGCCACCGTCCCATGGAGGCTCACCGCCTGCTTACTGTGGCAACCCCCCAAGCGGAGGCGGCCACCACACTCCACCCCCTTCCGGAGGTGGAGGATACTACCATTCCCCTCCACCAACCGACCCCACCCCCACTCCTACAACGCCTTACACCCCGACCCCCTCCACTCCAACCCCCACCACGCCTTACACCCCGACTCCCACAACTCCAACCCCTACCACACCTTACACTCCGACCCCCTCCACTCCACCCCCTTCCGGAGGAGGAGGATACTACCATTCCCCTCCACCAACCGACCCCACCCCCACTCCTACAACGCCTTACACCCCGACTCCCACAACGCCCTCCACTCCAACCCCTACCACACCTTACACTCCGACACCAACCTATGGGACGCCACCGAGCACTCCGACAGACCCGGGGACCCCTACCACACCCTACACTCCGACGCCAACATATGGGACACCACCGAGTACTCCGATCGACCCAGGGACCCCTACCACACCCTACACTCCGACGCCAACATATGGGACGCCACCAAGCACTCCGATCGACCCAGGGACCCCGACCACACCGGGCATCAATGTGCCATCACCTCCATTCTCGTTTGATCCAAACTCCCCTCCTTTCACCTGCAAGTAAGTACCATGGTTCAAATGAAAGCACTACATTACCAAAAtgttactccttccgtccaccATTAATCGTGCCATTTGGGATTGCCACGGACTTTAAGAAACGTGGATGAAATCATGAAAACCGCTAGAGGAATGCATGTCCCGCTAATACATAATAATTTAACAATGAAATGGGAGTGAATTgagttagtaaaatgtgagatgtagttattaaaaatagtaaaagtgaaatgtaacGAAAGAAATCccgaaacggagggagtatattatatcaCTCACTGTTTTGCACTTTGCCTAAATTGCAGCTACTGGAGGAATCACCCCCAGCTAATATGGGGCTTATTCGGCTGGCTCGGAACCGTGGGAAGTGCGTTCGGAGGCGGTACTGGTACTGGTACTGGTATAGGTATCGGCACCGGTATCCCACCAATCACGGGGGCAAACATGAACTTACTCGAGGCTCTCTCCAACACTCGCACAGACGGCTTCGGAGCACTCTACAGGGAAGGCACGGCTGCTCTGCTCAACTCCATGGCCAGCACGAGGTTCCCGTACACTACCAACCAGGTTAGAGATAGTTTCGTTCAAGGACTGAGCTCGAACAAGGCCGCGGGAGCTCAGGCGAAGCTCTTCAAGATGGCTAATGAGGGTAGAGTGAGTCCCTGAGCTTGTAAAAGGAAACAAAAAACACCATAGTGTTGTTTATGGTAATACTTGatgtgtgtgtctgtgtgtgtgcTACTTTCACTTGTTTGAGGTGTAATATTATGTTTATTAGTAGTactttatttttactataatattagaaaattaaTGTGGTGGAGCTGTTTCCTAAACTTcctattttcaattatttttactCAATTTGTAGAATCAGAATGACAAAGATACATAGGAACAGAATAGCATTATCCATTATTATTAGATATTGATTTATAAATACTAAATGGGATTAATACTAGCAAGAGATAAACACGTATGTGATTTTATGCAgcgttgttttgtgagttaagtaaagagagAGCAAAGTAGACAAAGTGATGCTTCCATTTTAGGAATCGTATCACTTTAAgtgagacatcccaaaaaggaaatacgagTCACTTTAAATGGGACAGGGGGGGTATAATTAACCATGATTCTTCTCCTTCATTAGCTAGGAAAAAAATGAAGGATTGCTAAAGAATATCCTATTTCTTCAGTATAAGTAAAACACTGGATTCCTGCCAGAGAACTATGGTCATGTACAGACAGATTCAATAAATAGGGAACACGTACACTTTGATGCATTAAACTAGGCAATGACAGCGCCACGTGATGTTACAAGATCTATCGTAAAGTCGAAAAACAGATAAATCATAAGTCCATCCTGTAGTTATATCTAGTAGCATTCACTATTCACCTGTGATAATGAACTATTATGCAAGTGGTGAATCCAGCTCTAAATGTTATGCCTAAGAGCTTAAAAATAAATTCAGGCAGTATAGTTTAGCTCATGATTCAGTCGACAGCACCATTAATGCAACATCACCTAATTCGGAACTGGATGATGCTGTTTGACATGTTGGTCTTCATGAGGCATCCAATTTAGTTCTGAACTTATCATCGAATCCTGCAAAACAAAACCTCGTGGAAACTAACAGTTTAAAGAGAATTTTGAGGTTTGTAAGcaatatgaagcagtttcttcTAAAGTATGCCTCTTTCCATGAACTCGAGGATGAATAAGTGATGGAGTTAAGAGCCAAAAGTGTGAATGAAGATTATGCAATGTATCGAACAAGGAACTCAATCCGGGAATGAGATTTTCCCATCCATTTATGTGTTACACGGAGCATATTAGAGAGTCTATTTTGCCAACTCTTATAGCAGTAAAACAAATCATAAAGCTTCAATCTTTAAGAGTTTACCatcaacacaacaaaacaatgcTACTCAGTGACTCTGGAAATTTCTGGTGAGCCTTCTGCTGAAGAAGGAAATAGCTGTGGCCCCTCAGAGATATTTAGAAATCCCATTGTAAAGAAACCACGATGTATGCATAAGCACAAACGAGTAAAGTATGTATCATAGACAACTGCAGCGAACAACTCATTTGGTAATAGctataaataatttcaaatagACGGTGGTCAGCAAATTATGTGGTAATTGGCCAACAATACAATGTGGTTTTTGACAAGTTAGATGTAAAGATCTCTATGCATAATTCAAGAAACAAGACAACTCCGCCGTATCCGGTAAAACGTGAAAAACTGTCCTTGACAGTTGCAGTCTGCACAGCTTCATACTAAACTGTGTAGAACTCTGGCTTTCACAACTCACCAAAATTGGTAGAATGATCAAATCTGCTAGATTTATGCATTGCACTCCCAAGCTGTAATCACATTTGTGGAAGGAGGAATCGGAGTCTGGTAATAAGGTTAACTGCTCGTCACCTCTTATGAGAATCAAACCAGTCGAAGATCTCCTGAGACTGCAAGCTAGTCATTTCATGATAAGCAAATGCAAGATTCATTTCCTCCTGAATATGATTGACCAATGACTTCTTAGGGAGAAAAATATTCCTCTCCTCGATTGCTGTTTTCCACGGTATCACACGCCCATCATCCCTCAAGTAACCATTCCCGTCAATAAAGCCCTTATCCTGAAAAACATCGAACAACTTCTCTGACAAGTTCGGACTAAGACCCTGAATTCTATTGGCAAAAAACTGAGGCGTCAAAGGGAATTCCATGCATCTAACTTCTGCAACATCAATACCCTTGTCCCTCATCACCACTAGATACTTCTCTATCTTCCCGTTTCGTTTTTCATCTTTAGGCATGTGGACAAAGAGCGTAGCCGGGTAGTTCTTCCTTATATCCGAATGACTAAACACCCCTTCAGCGATCATCAACGCGATAGCCCTAAACTGGAACTCTGCAGCAAGAGCAGAGACAAAGTATCCACCAGACGAGGCTCCCATTGCATAGATAGGAAGCTTGTCCATCTTCTTCTCAGAAATCCACCACCGGATCATACTTTTAACGACACTGCGTTCCTCCCCTAGCGACCAGCACACACCTTTACTCGATATGGCAAATACAGCAAAGTTTCTAGCCAAAGCATGAAGCACAATGAGCCTCTCTTCGGGTAAACCAACGCAATCCGGACACTTAGGAGACCTATCCCAAAAGTTAGCTGCTCGACCGCTACAGCCATGAGCCAAGAAGAGAACAGCCTTTGGTGAATCAGGAATCTGCCAGATCAAATCAGTCCCATTCCGCAATTCAACGGTTGGATCCAATCGGACCAACGAGTCGAAGCTACTCCATTTTTGGCTACTAAGGTCAGGCATCAAAGTGGACTTATTACTAAAATCACCATTCTTTCCAAAGAAAAGCACCAATGCAACTATTACTAAAATCAGCAATGCAAAGAAAACTGGAGACCCAATCTTGATTGTTCCCCTTCTGTTTCCACGCCCAAACATAGCGGAAAAAACATAAAATGCACCATTTTTTTCACATCAAACATCCTAATAAACATGAATTGAATGTAAAACAAACGAAACCCACAAAGAGCAATTTCAACATCAGAACACCAAAACTAAAATCGAAATTGGCAATTGCAAAAAGGTCAAATCTTTGGGCGATCTAAATAGAACTGAAACGAAATCAAATTAGATGAGTAGAACTAAGTTTGTAATTGCAATTACCTAGAAGCATCAAGAGATTTGAAAAGGGGGAGAACCTTGGATATCGGAATCAAGATATTTTCTTCTCTGATTTCGGCTACTACGGTGGAATTCTTGTCAACATCTACCTTGATTCCGGCTCAAATGTGAATCTTTATTACTTCCTAGTAATTTAAGATGTATGAATAAATAATCGCACGTGTTCTATTCGTGTTGGCCATAATCATCTCGACTCTGGTTCATATTTTAGATTTATTAGCAAATAAGTCTAAACTAAATGATTAGTCTAGTAGTAATCGTTACAAATCAAAATTATCTCCATTTTCCCATTTATTGTTCCAGATTCTCCCCTGATCACAAATTTACAAATCAAAATTATTTCCCGTTTGATAAAAATATGATCTTTGAAGATTTTTTATTTGTGATTTGAAGCTTATGATTTGAACCTAAATTTGTATGGTTATATATTTCCTTCTTATTCCATCCAAAATTTGTTAGGAAGCTAGCGATTGGTCTGATTTTGGTTTCaattgccaaaaaaaaaattgaatcttgagtTAGACCATCCACTATAGGAGGAAAGGGGGCTGACGAAAAAATGGGGCGAGGgtggggcggtctatagtggaGAGAACGTCCGCCCCGTGGCGGACAAGAAAAATGGGGCGAGGGTGGGGCGGTAGAGGCTTCGCCTCCTACTGGGCGATCGCTGGGCGATGGTGGGGTCCGCGGGGCGAAATGGGGCGATGGgtggggcggtctatagtggggCGCCGGGCTATGGACGTCCGCCccactttgatttttttatttttttttttaaattttttcaaaaattacatctataaatactcttccTCCACTTCTCATTATTTGCACACCAAACATTCCACCTCTtcacacacatattttctatCACTAGAATTTGTAGTCTGAAATGGACGATTTATGGAAGGACGCGTGGAATTATCTGATCGAAGAGGTGGAGTAcgaggccgaggaggaggaagcgGCGCGAGCGGCGGAACGCAATGCGGAAGTGGCGGAGGGcgcgatccctcgtgcgattagTCGTCGGCGGACCATCCCACGAGACCATACCGGAGCGCACCAACGTCTAATGGTTATTataattacgtatagtccgataaatttaattaattacgtatagtccgataaatttaattaattattataattgaattaaaattaaaataaaaattgattataaaattttggggctattggaagtgtccgcctatagtgagGCAGTGGAGGAAAAAATTGGGGTTATGGACAAAAAAGTGAGGCTCTGGACAAAAAAAGGGGGCGGGGCGATTGAAAGCAtccgcctatagtggatgctcttagggttCTTGTTCTACTTGCTCAATTTGAATCTTCTCTGTTTCTTTATATTTCTGTAAAAACTGATTATTTGAGTCTTTTAATGGTGAATTGAGGGAATTATTTGAGTCTTTTAATGGTGAATTGAGGGAATATTATATTAGAATTTGGCACTATCATATCATCAAAAGACTTTTAAAGAAGTGGTTATGCAACTTGTACATTGAAAACCAAGTTATGATGCACAAATAGATCTTCAACAATCATGTGCTattaaaacacaaacaaaaaattgaagGATTGATATtataagtgtgtgtgtgtgtgtaattcTTTGCAACTCTAATAATAATGAATATTTGCATTTGCTACACGTAGCACCAATTATTGCAATTCAATAAAGATTATCATTATAGATGGCCCAAGTAGCATGTGTTTCCTGTTTATATTAAAGTAGgcaaaaactaagaaaaaggTGCATTTGctccccacaatttatttatcatttattttcatcgatgtactagtatattatagATAGCTTGTTTGTATACAatatatttgaaaatgaaatacgTCGAAGGCTTGCAATCTaaatgaaatactccctccgtcccgcactactcgcacttatttcctttttaggcgtcccaagttacgtgcactctttccatttttagtaaaaattttcacctacaaccgtaatttttgactttcctatgcactcattccttaatctccgtgccgaaaaggaaatgggcgaatagcccgggacggagggagtatgacatTTGAATAGTACTTATGATAAGATGTGTTTCCATATGATAAGAATTTGTGACTTTGTTGTCAAACATGGTTgattttttcctccatcttttTCAATAATACACCCACCgtcaacaaaataaaaaaaaatcaacaaatagCGTTCACAAAAATTAAGAGTAAATTGTTGgataaatcatgaattttagTCAAATTCTGATATGTTCCATGAAAATCAGTCTTACAAACAAACTATgaattttatgtttcactttgttttaatttctatgacaaaatattttgattttctattcGTAATATGTTGTTAATAGGACATACATATATTTCAAATTGATGATGCAGAGTTATTTGTAAGTGTGTTTCAAACTCTAAAATACTATGTATACATATATAGGATTGAGATCTAGTAGAACTCATGTATAAAACGTAGAACATGCTTATTTATATACATGAAATATTAGATTTTATGCTTGTTTTATTATAGTAACAATTTTCTTagtataatagtactatattattataaatagtttTTCACAGAAGTGGCCTATGTCGAGTTACATAGCCGATCTATTTGCTCTCCAACTCTCCATAATTAGGAACAACAATATTGCaaatttttattagtatgtgTAGTAGGGCATTGGTGTATACATACCTTATTTTTAAGTACGGCCATTATTTGATAATATACAAAGTAAatgttcaaaaaaaatttataaaatttgatcaaattttgatttACCTCGTAGCTTcaaaaattgatgaaaaaacATAACGTTT
This window contains:
- the LOC121758275 gene encoding uncharacterized protein LOC121758275 isoform X2; protein product: MIRWWISEKKMDKLPIYAMGASSGGYFVSALAAEFQFRAIALMIAEGVFSHSDIRKNYPATLFVHMPKDEKRNGKIEKYLVVMRDKGIDVAEVRCMEFPLTPQFFANRIQGLSPNLSEKLFDVFQDKGFIDGNGYLRDDGRVIPWKTAIEERNIFLPKKSLVNHIQEEMNLAFAYHEMTSLQSQEIFDWFDSHKR
- the LOC121758275 gene encoding uncharacterized protein LOC121758275 isoform X1; this translates as MPDLSSQKWSSFDSLVRLDPTVELRNGTDLIWQIPDSPKAVLFLAHGCSGRAANFWDRSPKCPDCVGLPEERLIVLHALARNFAVFAISSKGVCWSLGEERSVVKSMIRWWISEKKMDKLPIYAMGASSGGYFVSALAAEFQFRAIALMIAEGVFSHSDIRKNYPATLFVHMPKDEKRNGKIEKYLVVMRDKGIDVAEVRCMEFPLTPQFFANRIQGLSPNLSEKLFDVFQDKGFIDGNGYLRDDGRVIPWKTAIEERNIFLPKKSLVNHIQEEMNLAFAYHEMTSLQSQEIFDWFDSHKR
- the LOC121758276 gene encoding protodermal factor 1-like is translated as MEARTTRRAFLWAAFAALLSQNLVVHVVSKSEHFDDQKTYYTPDPNAPTPTVSPPPSSPPSHGTPPNNCGNNPPSGHGHGHGHGHSHGHHPSTPSGGGHNHYPPPTDPTPTPTTPTTPEPSAQPPPTNYCGNPPSGTGHNPPPFDPTPTPTTPYPTPTPTTPYNPPHTPDPNAQPPSTVTPPQSSPPSHGGSPPAYCGNPPSGGGHHTPPPSGGGGYYHSPPPTDPTPTPTTPYTPTPSTPTPTTPYTPTPTTPTPTTPYTPTPSTPPPSGGGGYYHSPPPTDPTPTPTTPYTPTPTTPSTPTPTTPYTPTPTYGTPPSTPTDPGTPTTPYTPTPTYGTPPSTPIDPGTPTTPYTPTPTYGTPPSTPIDPGTPTTPGINVPSPPFSFDPNSPPFTCNYWRNHPQLIWGLFGWLGTVGSAFGGGTGTGTGIGIGTGIPPITGANMNLLEALSNTRTDGFGALYREGTAALLNSMASTRFPYTTNQVRDSFVQGLSSNKAAGAQAKLFKMANEGRVSP